In Ensifer canadensis, a genomic segment contains:
- a CDS encoding ROK family transcriptional regulator yields the protein MLTKSSTELVRQQNSALVLAALRRARNLSHTEISAATGLASATVSAITAELERAGVIAKAEQHVQGGRGRPRVLFTPRRDCGYIVVVRISSDVVQYSLTDYGGTLLDRFEEGRNHDQRGTDAFARTFVEALERLLQRSRLTRDRVLAISISSKGLVDADTDAARLLWSPVFGSEQLDFAALLAPEWRARVMLNNETLLVAQALAAEAERAPDGGFRSLAAISLGHSIGLGVARKGRFGEIDVTAPNFGHMLHAPSAGLCRCGAYGCIEAAAGFYGILRAAFEVPADTIPAKFVPIAEMDKIAASARQGHRMAGYAFRQAGIALGNGVSRMLSLYERMPIYVTGPGTRYFDLLRGGLEEGVSQSLQLRLQGAPEISVVLDEQRLVFDGHLERALGKIDSEIATAGSH from the coding sequence ATGCTGACCAAGTCCAGCACTGAGCTCGTGCGTCAGCAGAACAGTGCGCTGGTCCTTGCCGCGCTCCGGCGCGCCCGCAATCTCTCGCATACCGAAATTTCCGCCGCAACCGGGCTCGCCTCGGCGACGGTGTCGGCGATCACGGCCGAGCTCGAGCGCGCCGGAGTGATCGCCAAGGCGGAACAGCATGTGCAGGGCGGACGAGGGCGCCCGCGCGTCCTGTTCACGCCACGTCGCGACTGCGGTTACATCGTCGTCGTGCGTATCTCTTCGGATGTGGTGCAGTATTCGCTGACCGACTATGGCGGCACGCTGCTCGACCGCTTCGAGGAGGGCCGCAATCACGACCAGCGCGGCACGGACGCGTTTGCGCGCACCTTCGTCGAGGCGCTGGAGCGCCTGCTGCAGCGCTCGCGCCTGACGCGCGACCGCGTGCTGGCCATCTCCATCAGCAGCAAGGGGCTGGTCGACGCCGATACGGACGCGGCACGGCTGCTCTGGTCTCCGGTGTTCGGCAGCGAGCAGCTCGACTTTGCCGCGTTGCTTGCGCCGGAATGGCGAGCGAGGGTGATGCTCAACAATGAGACCCTGCTGGTGGCACAGGCGCTGGCGGCCGAAGCGGAGCGCGCGCCGGACGGCGGATTTCGATCGCTTGCCGCCATCTCGCTCGGCCACAGCATCGGCCTCGGCGTTGCCCGCAAGGGCAGGTTCGGCGAGATCGACGTGACGGCGCCGAATTTCGGCCACATGCTGCATGCGCCATCGGCCGGACTGTGCCGTTGCGGCGCCTATGGCTGCATCGAAGCGGCTGCCGGTTTCTACGGCATTCTGCGGGCCGCCTTCGAAGTGCCGGCCGACACGATCCCGGCGAAATTCGTGCCAATTGCCGAAATGGACAAGATCGCAGCGAGTGCGCGCCAGGGGCATCGCATGGCCGGCTATGCCTTTCGCCAAGCTGGCATCGCGCTCGGCAACGGCGTCTCGCGCATGCTCAGTCTTTACGAGCGTATGCCGATCTACGTTACCGGCCCCGGCACGCGCTACTTCGATCTCTTGCGCGGCGGGTTGGAGGAGGGCGTATCCCAGTCACTCCAGCTCAGGCTTCAGGGCGCGCCCGAGATATCGGTCGTGCTCGACGAACAGCGGCTCGTGTTCGACGGCCATCTCGAGCGTGCTCTGGGCAAGATCGACAGCGAGATTGCTACGGCCGGATCGCACTAA
- the xylF gene encoding D-xylose ABC transporter substrate-binding protein, with product MKSVLKLMAGAAIIASMHSAAIAKDLVVGVSWSNFQEERWKTDEAAIKAALEASGDKYISADAQSSAAKQLTDVESLIAQGANALIVLAQDSDAIGPAIEKAAAEGIPVVGYDRLIENPAAFYITFDNKEVGRMQAREVFKVKPEGNYVFIKGSSADPNADFLFSGQMEVLKEAVDAGKIKSVGEAYTDGWKPENAQKNMEQFLTANDNKVDAVVASNDGTAGGAIAALDAQGLAGSVPVSGQDADKAALNRVALGTQTVSVWKDSRELGKRAAEIAAELASGKKMEEIAGVTAFNGGPKGVAMQSVFLAPLPITKENLNVVIDAGWISKDEACQGVKGDVAACK from the coding sequence ATGAAATCCGTTTTGAAGCTGATGGCAGGGGCTGCCATCATCGCGTCGATGCATTCCGCAGCCATCGCCAAGGATCTGGTGGTCGGCGTTTCCTGGTCGAACTTCCAGGAAGAGCGTTGGAAAACCGACGAAGCCGCCATCAAGGCAGCACTTGAGGCATCCGGCGACAAGTACATTTCCGCTGACGCCCAGTCTTCCGCTGCCAAGCAGCTGACCGACGTCGAGTCGCTGATCGCCCAGGGTGCCAACGCTCTGATCGTGCTTGCACAGGATAGCGACGCCATCGGCCCGGCCATCGAAAAGGCTGCCGCCGAAGGCATTCCGGTTGTCGGCTACGACCGCCTGATCGAAAATCCGGCCGCCTTCTACATCACCTTCGACAACAAGGAAGTGGGCCGCATGCAGGCTCGCGAAGTGTTCAAGGTCAAGCCGGAAGGCAACTATGTCTTCATCAAGGGCTCGTCTGCCGACCCGAACGCCGACTTCCTGTTCTCCGGACAGATGGAAGTGCTGAAGGAAGCTGTCGACGCCGGCAAGATCAAGAGCGTCGGTGAAGCCTACACCGACGGATGGAAGCCGGAAAATGCCCAAAAGAACATGGAGCAGTTCCTGACCGCAAACGACAACAAGGTCGACGCGGTCGTCGCTTCCAACGACGGCACCGCTGGCGGTGCGATTGCAGCCCTCGATGCCCAGGGCCTCGCCGGCTCCGTTCCGGTCTCCGGCCAGGACGCCGACAAGGCAGCCCTCAACCGCGTCGCCCTCGGCACCCAGACCGTTTCGGTCTGGAAGGACTCGCGTGAACTCGGCAAGCGCGCAGCCGAAATCGCCGCCGAACTGGCGAGCGGCAAGAAGATGGAAGAAATCGCCGGCGTGACGGCCTTCAATGGCGGCCCCAAGGGCGTCGCCATGCAGTCGGTCTTCCTCGCACCGCTTCCGATCACCAAGGAGAACCTCAACGTCGTCATCGACGCCGGCTGGATCTCCAAGGACGAAGCTTGCCAGGGCGTCAAGGGCGACGTCGCTGCGTGCAAATAA
- a CDS encoding sugar ABC transporter permease: MADITQGNQTQSQANRARNADENPVKRFFRATEIDTRLLGMVGALAIIWLGFEIMTGGLFLTPRNLWNLTVQTSSVAVMATGMVLIIVTRNIDLSVGSVLGFCGMIMAVMQVKVLPQYLGLEHPAIWIITLACGIAVGAAIGALQGSIIAFLNVPAFIVTLGGLLVWRGATWFVTSGQTVAPMNSTFRLMGGGTEGSIGATASWIVGIIACIAIVGAILNSRKQRKRFGFPLRPVWAEYFLGILGCILVMGAVAIANHYYWPVNIARKYADANGIAWPDGGLLISHGIAIPVLVAIAVGIVMTFIATRLRFGRYVFALGGNPEAAELAGIKTRWVTVKIFMLMGVLCAIAAAISTARLNAATNAQGELDELYTIAAAVIGGTSLAGGVGTIAGAMIGALVMQSLQSGMVLLGIDSPFQRIVVGVVLVVAVWLDTIYRARAK, from the coding sequence ATGGCCGACATCACACAAGGCAATCAGACACAGAGCCAGGCCAACCGTGCCCGCAACGCGGACGAGAACCCGGTGAAGCGCTTCTTCCGCGCCACCGAGATCGATACCCGCTTGCTCGGCATGGTCGGCGCGCTGGCCATCATCTGGCTCGGCTTCGAGATCATGACCGGCGGCCTGTTTCTGACGCCGAGAAACCTTTGGAACCTGACGGTTCAAACCTCGTCCGTCGCCGTGATGGCGACCGGCATGGTACTGATCATCGTCACCCGCAACATCGATCTGTCGGTCGGCTCCGTGCTTGGCTTCTGCGGCATGATCATGGCGGTCATGCAGGTCAAGGTCCTGCCGCAATATCTCGGGCTCGAGCATCCCGCCATCTGGATCATCACGCTTGCCTGCGGCATCGCCGTCGGCGCCGCGATCGGCGCGCTCCAGGGCTCGATCATCGCCTTCCTCAACGTGCCGGCCTTCATCGTCACGCTCGGCGGCCTGCTCGTCTGGCGCGGTGCCACCTGGTTCGTCACCAGCGGCCAGACTGTTGCACCGATGAATTCCACCTTCCGCCTGATGGGCGGTGGCACCGAGGGGTCCATCGGGGCGACAGCCAGCTGGATTGTCGGCATCATCGCCTGTATCGCCATCGTCGGGGCCATCCTCAACTCGCGCAAGCAGCGCAAGCGCTTCGGCTTTCCGCTGCGCCCGGTCTGGGCCGAATATTTCCTCGGCATCCTCGGCTGCATCCTGGTGATGGGCGCGGTGGCGATCGCCAACCACTATTACTGGCCGGTCAACATTGCTCGCAAATATGCCGACGCCAACGGCATCGCCTGGCCGGACGGCGGCTTGCTCATCTCGCACGGTATCGCCATCCCCGTGCTGGTCGCCATCGCCGTCGGCATCGTCATGACATTCATCGCCACTCGCCTGCGCTTCGGCCGCTATGTCTTTGCGCTCGGGGGCAATCCTGAGGCAGCCGAACTGGCGGGGATCAAGACCCGCTGGGTCACCGTCAAGATCTTCATGCTGATGGGCGTGCTCTGCGCCATCGCCGCGGCGATCTCGACGGCCCGCCTCAACGCCGCAACTAACGCGCAAGGCGAGCTCGACGAGCTCTACACGATCGCAGCCGCGGTCATCGGCGGCACGTCGCTTGCCGGCGGCGTCGGCACGATCGCCGGCGCGATGATCGGCGCACTCGTCATGCAATCGCTGCAGTCGGGCATGGTGCTCTTGGGGATCGACTCGCCGTTCCAGCGCATCGTCGTCGGCGTGGTTCTTGTCGTCGCCGTCTGGCTCGACACGATCTACCGCGCCCGTGCCAAGTAA
- a CDS encoding ATP-binding cassette domain-containing protein, whose product MKDQRTPLVEMKNISISFGGIHAVDNASVDLYPGEVVALLGHNGAGKSTLIKILSGAYKRDGGEILINGEAADISNPRDAKKYGIETIYQTLAVADNVDAAANLYLGRELRTPWGTLDDVAMEAKAREVMGRLNPNFQRFKEPVKALSGGQRQSVAIARAILFDARILIMDEPTAALGPQETAQVGELIKQLKREGIGIFLISHDIHDVFDLADRVSVMKNGQVVGQARTEDVTKDEVLGMIIMGKVPPKAIPGPGAMQTA is encoded by the coding sequence ATGAAAGACCAACGCACTCCGCTCGTGGAAATGAAGAACATTTCCATCTCCTTCGGCGGCATCCATGCGGTCGACAACGCTTCCGTCGACCTCTACCCCGGCGAGGTCGTGGCGCTTCTCGGCCACAACGGCGCCGGCAAGTCGACGCTGATCAAGATCCTGTCGGGCGCCTACAAGCGCGACGGCGGCGAGATCCTGATCAATGGCGAAGCCGCCGACATCAGCAACCCGCGCGACGCCAAGAAATACGGCATTGAGACGATCTATCAGACGCTTGCCGTCGCCGATAACGTCGATGCGGCCGCCAACCTCTATCTCGGCCGCGAGCTGCGCACCCCCTGGGGCACGCTCGACGACGTGGCGATGGAGGCCAAGGCCCGCGAAGTCATGGGGCGTCTCAACCCCAACTTCCAGCGCTTCAAGGAACCGGTGAAGGCGCTTTCGGGCGGCCAGCGGCAGTCGGTGGCGATCGCCCGCGCGATCCTGTTCGACGCCCGCATCCTGATCATGGACGAACCGACGGCAGCCCTCGGGCCCCAGGAAACCGCCCAGGTCGGCGAGCTGATCAAGCAGCTGAAGCGCGAAGGCATCGGCATCTTCCTGATCAGCCACGACATCCACGACGTCTTCGACCTCGCCGACCGCGTCTCGGTGATGAAGAACGGCCAGGTCGTCGGCCAGGCCCGCACAGAGGATGTGACCAAGGACGAGGTGCTCGGCATGATCATCATGGGCAAGGTCCCGCCCAAGGCGATCCCCGGCCCCGGCGCCATGCAGACCGCCTAA